A single Tenacibaculum sp. Bg11-29 DNA region contains:
- a CDS encoding dihydrolipoamide acetyltransferase family protein translates to MARYELKLPKMGESVAEATITSWVKEIGETIDIDETVVEVATDKVDSEVPSEVEGTLVEILFEKDTVIQVGQTIAIIETEGGTETTNDSSSANVEVKEAVVAVEKSIEVAKDTTSEAIDTSSSDRFYSPLVKNIAKTEGIFLEELEKIKGTGKEGRVTKADMLSYIENRGSQPKAVVSPAKVEKPKAKAQAAPVTLSGQDEIIEMSRMGKLVAKHMVDSVQTSAHVQSFIEIDVTNIVTWRNKVKNAYQKREGEKLTFTPIFMQAVAQTIKKHPMINIAVDGDKIIKRGNVNLGMAAALPDGNLIVPVIKNADQLSLVGMTKQVNDLAGRSRANKLKPDDIQGGTYTVTNVGSFGSITGTPIINQPQVAILALGAIVKKPAVIETPEGDFIGIRQRMIVAHSYDHRVVNGALGGMFIKTLKEILESWDVNQDF, encoded by the coding sequence ATGGCTAGATACGAATTGAAGTTACCTAAAATGGGAGAAAGTGTTGCTGAAGCAACTATTACATCTTGGGTTAAAGAGATTGGAGAAACTATTGATATTGATGAAACAGTTGTTGAAGTAGCAACCGATAAAGTAGATAGTGAAGTGCCTAGTGAAGTTGAAGGAACTCTAGTTGAAATATTATTTGAAAAAGACACTGTTATTCAGGTAGGACAAACTATCGCTATTATAGAAACAGAAGGTGGTACAGAAACAACAAACGATAGTTCATCAGCTAATGTAGAAGTAAAAGAGGCAGTTGTTGCGGTTGAAAAATCGATAGAAGTTGCTAAAGATACTACTTCAGAAGCAATTGATACTTCATCTAGTGATCGTTTTTATTCACCTTTAGTAAAAAATATAGCAAAAACTGAAGGTATTTTTCTTGAAGAATTAGAAAAAATAAAAGGGACAGGTAAAGAAGGAAGAGTAACTAAAGCAGATATGCTTTCTTATATAGAAAATAGAGGAAGTCAGCCAAAAGCTGTTGTATCTCCTGCAAAAGTAGAAAAGCCGAAAGCCAAAGCTCAAGCAGCACCTGTTACATTAAGCGGACAAGACGAGATTATTGAAATGAGTCGTATGGGTAAATTAGTAGCCAAACATATGGTTGACTCTGTACAAACCTCAGCTCATGTTCAGTCGTTTATTGAAATAGATGTTACAAATATTGTTACTTGGAGAAATAAAGTAAAAAACGCTTACCAAAAAAGAGAAGGAGAAAAGTTAACATTTACTCCAATCTTTATGCAAGCAGTTGCACAAACAATAAAAAAACACCCAATGATTAATATTGCTGTTGATGGTGATAAAATCATTAAAAGAGGAAATGTTAATTTAGGTATGGCAGCAGCTTTACCTGATGGTAATTTAATTGTACCAGTAATTAAAAACGCTGATCAATTAAGTTTAGTTGGTATGACTAAACAAGTAAATGATTTAGCAGGACGTTCACGTGCTAATAAATTAAAGCCAGACGATATTCAAGGTGGTACTTATACCGTAACAAATGTAGGTAGTTTTGGAAGTATTACAGGAACACCAATTATAAACCAACCACAAGTAGCTATTTTAGCCTTAGGAGCTATTGTAAAGAAACCTGCAGTAATTGAAACACCAGAGGGAGACTTTATAGGTATTCGTCAAAGAATGATTGTAGCACACTCTTATGACCATAGAGTTGTTAATGGTGCTTTAGGAGGAATGTTTATAAAAACATTAAAAGAAATATTAGAATCTTGGGATGTAAATCAAGATTTTTAA
- a CDS encoding GNAT family N-acetyltransferase, with product MNNKLINPVWHSLNETHKKFAINYDGVQFYDPEICPFGAFSDISKTANALNEYAKLTDSFFLVTENETPIFDDRFVSLDRKIDGCQMVLQSLIEVDITENIVPLTNEHINEIYNLVWLVMPGYFKKRTFEMGDFFGIFKDNKLVSITGQRMQTNDFVEISAVVTHPEYTRRGYAKQLTTHVTKEIIKDNKHPILHTTKGNSAIPLYEKLGYKLTRDMNWWHFNRK from the coding sequence ATGAATAATAAACTAATAAATCCAGTTTGGCATTCTTTAAATGAAACTCATAAAAAATTTGCTATCAATTATGATGGTGTGCAATTTTATGACCCTGAAATTTGTCCTTTTGGTGCATTCTCAGATATATCAAAAACAGCGAATGCTTTAAATGAGTATGCAAAACTTACTGATAGTTTCTTCTTAGTAACCGAAAATGAAACTCCAATTTTTGATGATAGATTTGTTTCTTTAGATAGAAAAATTGACGGTTGTCAAATGGTATTGCAAAGTTTAATTGAAGTGGATATTACTGAAAACATTGTTCCACTTACAAACGAACATATTAACGAAATATATAATTTAGTTTGGTTGGTAATGCCTGGATACTTCAAAAAAAGAACTTTTGAAATGGGAGATTTTTTTGGGATTTTTAAAGACAATAAATTAGTTTCTATTACTGGCCAGCGTATGCAAACTAATGACTTTGTAGAAATTAGTGCTGTAGTTACACATCCTGAATACACTCGTAGAGGATACGCTAAACAATTAACAACTCATGTTACCAAAGAAATTATAAAAGATAATAAACATCCTATTTTACACACTACAAAAGGAAATAGTGCAATTCCCCTTTATGAAAAATTAGGTTATAAATTAACTCGTGATATGAATTGGTGGCATTTTAATAGAAAATAA
- a CDS encoding TIGR01777 family oxidoreductase — protein sequence MVKVLITGGTGLVGKYLQKKLKDKNYEVAILTRTPTLKNEFGWNITEEYIDDNAFKNITHIIHLAGAGIADKRWTNKRKKELINSRVLSTDLLLKKVKELNIDLKGFISASGIGYYGAVTSPQIFTETDAPENDFISKVCVEWEKSALNFNQLNVPVTILRTGVVLAKSGGALSKMNTPLFLAALGNGKQYMPWIHIDDLCNLYIKAIKDTNFTGIYNAIAPEHHTNETFTKTIAEVINKPMFPFKAPSFILKVILGEMSSILIKGSRVSSKKVNELYSFNFPNLKTSLKNIYNNE from the coding sequence ATGGTAAAGGTTTTAATTACTGGTGGAACAGGTTTGGTTGGAAAATATCTTCAAAAAAAATTAAAAGATAAAAATTACGAAGTTGCTATTCTTACCCGTACTCCTACTTTAAAAAATGAGTTTGGATGGAATATTACGGAAGAATATATTGATGATAATGCCTTTAAAAACATTACACATATTATTCATTTAGCTGGTGCAGGAATTGCTGATAAACGTTGGACGAATAAACGTAAAAAAGAACTTATTAATAGTAGAGTACTATCTACAGATTTGTTACTTAAAAAAGTAAAAGAATTAAATATTGATTTGAAAGGTTTTATTTCGGCATCAGGAATTGGCTATTATGGTGCTGTTACTTCACCACAAATTTTCACAGAAACCGATGCTCCTGAAAATGATTTTATTTCTAAAGTTTGTGTTGAATGGGAAAAGTCTGCACTTAATTTTAACCAATTAAATGTTCCTGTAACTATTTTACGTACCGGAGTTGTACTTGCTAAATCAGGTGGAGCTTTATCTAAAATGAATACTCCTTTGTTTTTAGCTGCATTAGGAAACGGAAAACAATACATGCCATGGATTCATATTGATGATTTATGTAATCTTTATATAAAAGCTATAAAAGACACTAATTTTACAGGAATATACAATGCTATAGCTCCAGAGCATCATACTAATGAAACTTTTACCAAAACAATAGCTGAAGTTATTAATAAACCAATGTTCCCATTTAAAGCACCTTCTTTTATATTAAAAGTAATTTTAGGTGAAATGTCGAGTATCCTTATTAAAGGTAGTAGAGTTTCATCAAAAAAAGTAAATGAATTATACTCTTTTAACTTTCCTAATTTAAAGACTTCCTTAAAAAATATTTATAACAATGAATAA
- a CDS encoding YdeI family protein, with protein sequence MASKKIQLYFKTDIEWRTWLSENYDKYQGIYLIFYKVENPEPSMRWEEAVKVALCYGWIDSTVKSLGDGKRQQYFCPRKPKSVWSALNKKYIIELTTNKLIHETGVKSVEIAKKNGSWTALDNVDNLIIPDDLQIEFDKNSIAFNNYNKFAKSYKKGYLYWLDQAKRETTRLKRITEIIRLCEENIKMRGTW encoded by the coding sequence ATGGCTTCTAAAAAGATTCAACTCTATTTTAAAACGGATATCGAATGGAGAACTTGGCTTTCAGAAAATTATGATAAATACCAGGGTATATATCTTATATTTTATAAAGTTGAAAACCCTGAACCTTCAATGCGTTGGGAGGAAGCTGTTAAAGTTGCTTTATGCTACGGGTGGATAGATTCTACCGTAAAAAGTTTAGGAGATGGTAAACGTCAACAATACTTTTGTCCTAGAAAACCTAAAAGTGTTTGGAGTGCTTTAAATAAAAAATACATCATAGAATTAACTACAAATAAATTAATTCATGAAACTGGCGTGAAATCTGTAGAAATTGCCAAAAAAAATGGTTCTTGGACAGCTTTAGATAATGTAGATAATTTAATTATTCCTGATGATCTACAAATTGAGTTTGATAAAAACTCAATAGCTTTTAACAACTATAACAAATTTGCAAAATCATATAAAAAAGGATACTTATATTGGTTAGATCAAGCAAAGAGAGAAACAACACGTTTAAAAAGAATTACAGAAATCATTCGACTTTGTGAAGAGAATATAAAAATGAGAGGAACATGGTAA
- a CDS encoding M28 family metallopeptidase: MKKIFFFLCCLLSIAVLQAQTDTKMYDIINTISTNRIKADITTLVNFGTRHTLSDTLSNTRGIGAARRWIKYELETISKDCNNCLTVFNQKDLVKKGANKRITKDVWVVNVVAIQKGTKNPNNYIIMSGDIDSRITDPNNYTDDAPGANDNASGIAGTIEAARILSKYKFDNSIVYVGLSGEEQGLFGGKGLANYAKNKNWNIIGVINNDMIGNIKGVDGVIDNRTFRIFSEPTPTTETEQQRKARRFYGGEVDGISRQLARYVYKTTKTYMPEMNPKMIYRLDRFGRGGHHRPFNDAGFSGIRIMEAHENYTQQHQNIRIENGIEYGDRLKFVNFNYVKKLTAVNAINLASIASAPPSPKNVAIGGIVEAAAKLKWDKVSNVKGYKIYWRDTTSPTWDNSRYVKNNINEFTLEGIVLDNYFFGVAAVGENGHESIVSFPSKIIRK, translated from the coding sequence ATGAAAAAAATATTCTTTTTTTTATGCTGTTTACTTTCAATAGCAGTACTTCAAGCACAAACAGATACTAAAATGTATGATATTATTAATACAATATCTACTAATAGAATTAAAGCTGATATAACAACTCTTGTTAATTTTGGTACTCGTCATACACTAAGTGATACACTTTCAAACACCAGAGGTATTGGTGCTGCTCGTCGTTGGATTAAATATGAACTAGAAACTATTTCTAAAGATTGTAATAACTGTTTAACTGTTTTTAACCAAAAAGATTTGGTTAAAAAAGGAGCTAATAAAAGAATTACTAAAGATGTTTGGGTTGTTAATGTAGTTGCTATTCAAAAAGGAACAAAAAATCCTAATAATTATATAATTATGAGTGGTGATATTGATTCTAGAATTACTGATCCTAATAATTATACTGATGATGCTCCTGGCGCAAATGATAACGCTTCTGGTATAGCTGGTACAATTGAAGCTGCTCGTATATTAAGCAAGTATAAATTTGATAATAGTATTGTCTATGTTGGTTTATCCGGTGAAGAACAAGGTTTGTTCGGAGGAAAAGGCTTAGCTAATTATGCGAAAAACAAGAATTGGAATATCATCGGCGTTATTAATAATGATATGATTGGTAATATAAAAGGTGTAGATGGCGTAATAGATAATCGCACATTTAGAATTTTTTCTGAACCAACACCAACTACCGAAACTGAACAACAACGAAAAGCACGTCGATTTTATGGTGGTGAAGTTGATGGAATTTCTCGTCAGTTAGCTCGTTACGTTTATAAAACTACCAAAACATATATGCCTGAGATGAATCCTAAAATGATTTATCGTTTAGACAGGTTTGGTCGTGGCGGACATCATCGCCCTTTTAACGATGCTGGTTTTTCAGGTATCAGAATTATGGAAGCTCATGAAAATTACACACAACAACATCAAAATATTCGTATAGAAAATGGCATTGAATATGGTGATAGACTTAAGTTTGTGAATTTTAATTATGTTAAAAAATTAACTGCTGTTAATGCTATTAATTTAGCAAGTATCGCATCTGCCCCTCCTTCTCCCAAAAATGTAGCTATTGGAGGAATTGTAGAAGCTGCTGCAAAATTAAAATGGGATAAAGTTTCAAATGTAAAAGGCTACAAAATTTATTGGAGAGATACTACTTCTCCTACTTGGGATAATAGTAGGTATGTGAAAAATAATATTAATGAATTTACTTTAGAAGGAATTGTACTTGACAATTACTTTTTTGGAGTTGCTGCTGTTGGTGAAAACGGACATGAAAGCATCGTTAGTTTTCCTTCAAAAATTATTAGAAAATAA
- a CDS encoding DUF6249 domain-containing protein, with translation MEVAIVFMFLFAIIFGIFYLFYSTRNKERLALIEKGVDAKIFMQGERKKSTLTGRVIVLNLALLLMGIGLGVFLALIIDTYTTMDAEAIYPAMIFFMAGLGLFAGFNLTKKLDNE, from the coding sequence ATGGAAGTAGCAATTGTATTTATGTTCTTATTCGCAATAATTTTCGGAATCTTTTATTTATTCTACTCTACACGTAATAAAGAGCGTTTAGCATTAATTGAAAAAGGAGTAGATGCTAAAATTTTTATGCAAGGAGAAAGAAAAAAATCAACATTAACAGGAAGAGTAATTGTTTTAAACTTAGCACTACTATTAATGGGAATTGGTTTAGGTGTATTTTTGGCACTTATAATAGATACTTATACAACTATGGATGCTGAAGCTATTTACCCTGCAATGATATTTTTTATGGCTGGATTAGGTTTATTTGCTGGTTTTAACTTAACAAAAAAATTAGATAACGAATAA
- a CDS encoding RNA polymerase sigma factor, giving the protein MTTKNDQTYINEVLNGNTNAFSILIEKYKVMVFTLALKMVKSREEAEEISQDTFIKAFKNLNKFKGESKFSTWLYKIGYRTCLDSLKKNKEKYNTDTIDEITINKIKSTEGILEGIERKERAEIINKCMLSLPEDERSILWMFYFEELSLKEIIAITDFSEANVKVKLHRARKRLLNIVKQKVEPELINHYGRR; this is encoded by the coding sequence ATGACTACTAAAAACGACCAAACATATATTAATGAAGTGCTAAATGGTAATACCAATGCATTTTCTATTTTAATAGAAAAGTATAAGGTTATGGTATTTACTTTGGCTTTAAAAATGGTAAAGAGTAGGGAAGAGGCAGAAGAAATTTCTCAGGATACTTTTATTAAAGCTTTTAAAAATTTAAATAAGTTTAAAGGAGAATCAAAGTTTTCGACATGGTTGTATAAAATTGGTTACAGAACTTGTTTAGATAGTTTAAAAAAGAATAAAGAGAAATATAATACTGATACTATAGATGAAATTACAATTAATAAAATAAAATCTACAGAAGGTATTTTAGAAGGTATTGAACGAAAAGAACGTGCAGAGATAATAAATAAATGTATGTTAAGTTTACCAGAAGACGAACGTTCTATTTTATGGATGTTTTATTTTGAAGAATTGAGTTTAAAGGAAATTATAGCTATAACAGACTTTTCAGAAGCAAATGTAAAAGTAAAGTTACATAGGGCTAGAAAAAGGTTGTTAAATATTGTAAAACAAAAAGTTGAACCCGAATTAATAAATCATTATGGGAGAAGATAA
- a CDS encoding T9SS type A sorting domain-containing protein has translation MKEKKIILGILFALLFLNKVVAQQSFNWGNSIPYSAPGMVGVSSGNDIAKDENGDLITTGFSWGNSDFDPSPTNQAFSNGDNSANLYVQKLDENGNYIWHKNFGNQGIVIGNSITTDTNNNIYVVGAFSGVLVFDASTSITSNGGTDIFVLKLNAIGNVLWARNFGLSGGDDGRSIFFNKNTNELYFTGNYTTVQTPSSVTSDFFLYKLNPITGADIWVETFGSNKSESSYGLTGDDAGNVYMTGTYIHKLDQRAFPSTNVISNLLTTPYTPSPWYGINTFVLKINNGGHVLWAKGINKNKNTKGSVIAKAIEVDNNNNVYLIGDFNGIIDFDPNNSQYVTSNQGHKDVFITSLNNNGAFRWFQRIAGLNNNYAYDRGNAIAIDNQGGIVVGGLSVNGGLFIGRYGATDGALGWLHKGGDGGSVKSIVINDCDTIFATGDLSGTIDLNPDTNVNFPINAIGHTNAFNLSWGNSTTNFDTSFTYTVCTNTLSVVGANQPFGVNPNSDWYLIKYYDPNIPNMTPATVSSIGWWQQPTPYIYNTDALTFNYQLEPGCLYYVKHGMYLNNNCAPWQEAREYGIQSNLISCRLKNEKQELTKSKKGINTLKVTSNDLKIFPNPATEILQIKSTSSKVTAYQIFDLIGKNISSGKYNNEPINVSTLKQGNYIIQITTPEGVYAKKFIKK, from the coding sequence ATGAAAGAAAAAAAAATAATTCTAGGAATTTTATTCGCCTTATTATTCCTAAACAAAGTGGTAGCCCAACAATCATTTAATTGGGGTAATTCAATACCTTATAGTGCCCCTGGAATGGTAGGTGTTAGCTCAGGAAACGATATTGCTAAAGATGAAAATGGTGATTTAATAACCACAGGGTTTTCTTGGGGAAACTCAGATTTTGACCCTAGTCCTACTAATCAGGCATTTTCCAATGGAGATAACTCAGCAAATTTGTACGTACAAAAATTAGATGAAAATGGTAATTATATATGGCATAAAAACTTTGGAAATCAAGGAATCGTTATAGGAAATTCTATTACAACCGATACTAACAATAATATTTATGTTGTAGGTGCTTTTAGTGGAGTATTAGTTTTTGATGCTTCTACAAGCATTACTTCTAATGGGGGTACAGATATCTTTGTTCTAAAATTAAATGCTATTGGAAATGTATTATGGGCAAGAAACTTTGGCCTTTCTGGAGGTGATGATGGACGTTCAATTTTTTTCAATAAAAACACCAATGAATTGTATTTTACAGGAAATTATACAACTGTTCAAACACCATCTTCTGTCACATCCGATTTTTTTCTGTATAAATTAAATCCAATAACTGGCGCGGATATTTGGGTGGAAACTTTTGGTAGTAATAAAAGTGAGTCTAGTTACGGGTTGACTGGAGACGATGCAGGAAACGTATACATGACTGGAACTTACATTCATAAGCTAGATCAACGTGCATTCCCATCAACAAACGTAATTTCAAATTTACTTACTACCCCTTATACTCCTTCTCCTTGGTATGGTATAAATACGTTTGTCTTAAAAATTAATAACGGAGGTCATGTATTATGGGCAAAAGGAATTAACAAAAATAAAAACACTAAGGGCTCTGTAATAGCTAAAGCCATTGAGGTAGATAATAATAACAATGTCTATTTAATTGGTGATTTTAATGGAATTATTGATTTTGACCCAAATAATTCTCAATACGTGACTTCAAACCAAGGACATAAAGATGTATTTATTACCTCTTTAAATAATAATGGAGCATTTAGATGGTTTCAAAGAATTGCAGGTTTAAATAATAATTATGCATATGACAGAGGAAATGCTATTGCTATCGATAATCAAGGAGGAATAGTTGTTGGTGGTCTTTCAGTTAATGGCGGGCTATTTATAGGAAGATATGGTGCTACAGATGGAGCTCTTGGTTGGTTACATAAAGGAGGCGATGGTGGTTCTGTTAAATCAATAGTTATTAATGATTGCGATACTATATTTGCAACTGGAGATCTTTCTGGCACCATCGATTTAAACCCTGATACAAATGTCAACTTTCCTATTAATGCTATCGGGCACACCAATGCTTTTAACCTTTCATGGGGAAATTCAACTACTAATTTTGATACTTCTTTTACATACACCGTATGTACTAATACATTAAGCGTTGTAGGAGCAAACCAACCTTTTGGAGTTAATCCAAATTCAGATTGGTATTTAATTAAATATTACGATCCTAATATACCTAATATGACTCCAGCAACTGTGAGTTCTATTGGCTGGTGGCAACAACCAACTCCTTATATATATAATACAGATGCACTTACATTTAATTATCAATTAGAACCAGGTTGTTTGTATTATGTAAAGCATGGTATGTATTTAAATAATAACTGTGCGCCTTGGCAAGAAGCTAGAGAGTACGGAATTCAGTCTAACTTAATTTCTTGTCGCCTTAAAAACGAAAAACAAGAATTAACGAAATCTAAAAAAGGTATAAATACACTTAAGGTTACTAGTAATGATTTAAAAATATTTCCTAATCCTGCAACAGAAATTTTACAAATAAAATCTACATCATCAAAAGTTACTGCTTATCAAATTTTTGATCTAATAGGTAAAAATATTTCTAGTGGTAAATATAATAATGAACCAATAAATGTTTCAACATTAAAACAAGGAAATTATATTATACAGATAACCACTCCAGAAGGTGTTTACGCTAAGAAATTTATAAAAAAATAA
- a CDS encoding nuclear transport factor 2 family protein — protein sequence MKKIFLFLLVSNITFAQTNTEIHLFDITKKEGKFIITNGKNISNNEGYDSQPHFYDDENILFASTRNNQTDIIKYNTNTGEKNFINNTPNGSEYSPQRIPSSKNVSAVRLDKDGLQRFYQYFVKTGKSKELIENLVVAYPYWYDKNTLISSVIVNDTLELFVSNLKKKTNSSITKQTGRSLHKIPNSNLVSFMKKNGKTWEVWSLNPITKETKKITSTRTREDICWLPNGTILVANQNMILQFNLKKDKNWSVFHRFKDENINNISRITVNHNGTKLAIVAEVSPKILAQEQLEGYNKRDIDAFLKPYAKNVKVYTFPDKLNYKGIDEMRKRYAPMFEKTTDLHCKILNRIVKGTIVIDEELVTANGNTFKAVAIYEITNGKISSVRFVR from the coding sequence ATGAAAAAAATATTCTTATTTCTACTTGTATCAAACATAACATTTGCGCAAACTAATACAGAAATACACTTATTTGATATTACTAAAAAAGAAGGTAAATTTATTATCACTAATGGGAAAAATATTTCTAATAACGAAGGTTATGATAGTCAACCACATTTTTATGATGATGAAAATATTTTATTTGCTTCAACAAGAAACAACCAAACTGATATAATTAAATATAATACGAATACAGGAGAAAAAAATTTTATAAATAACACACCAAATGGAAGTGAGTATTCCCCACAAAGAATACCTAGTTCTAAAAATGTATCGGCTGTTAGATTAGATAAAGACGGATTGCAACGCTTTTATCAATACTTTGTCAAAACAGGTAAAAGTAAAGAATTAATCGAAAATTTGGTTGTTGCATATCCATATTGGTATGATAAAAATACTTTAATTTCTTCAGTAATTGTAAATGATACTTTAGAGCTTTTTGTTAGTAATTTAAAAAAGAAAACAAATAGTTCTATTACAAAACAAACAGGGCGTTCTTTACATAAAATACCAAACTCTAACTTAGTGAGTTTCATGAAAAAAAATGGTAAAACATGGGAAGTTTGGTCTTTAAACCCTATAACAAAAGAAACTAAAAAAATTACCTCTACAAGAACTAGAGAAGATATTTGCTGGCTCCCAAATGGAACGATACTGGTCGCTAATCAAAATATGATTTTACAATTTAATCTAAAAAAAGATAAAAACTGGAGTGTTTTTCATAGGTTTAAAGATGAAAACATTAACAATATATCTAGAATTACCGTAAACCATAATGGCACCAAATTAGCTATTGTTGCCGAAGTTTCTCCTAAAATTTTGGCTCAAGAGCAGTTAGAAGGATATAATAAAAGAGACATTGATGCCTTTTTAAAACCATATGCTAAAAACGTAAAGGTATACACTTTTCCTGATAAATTAAACTATAAAGGTATCGATGAAATGCGAAAACGTTATGCCCCAATGTTTGAAAAAACGACCGATTTACATTGTAAAATACTAAATAGAATTGTAAAAGGTACTATAGTTATAGATGAAGAGTTGGTTACTGCAAACGGTAATACATTTAAAGCAGTAGCTATTTATGAAATTACTAATGGTAAAATTAGCTCAGTTAGATTTGTACGTTAA
- a CDS encoding DUF885 family protein, with translation MNKIFLTIVAATILLTSCKQEKKDTVTVPTKENIAFNQFLKEYNEGKLKLNPINATFAGDNRFNDQFPNTLSSAYQIKNNAFYKNYKSQLANFKNIDLNQSQKMSKAVLNWDCDMALAQVSFKNDFLMPINQMWTINLTMGQLGSGSSAQPFKTVKDYQNWLSRLAKYNVWLQAAESRMKQGIKEGYVLPKSLIKKIIPQFELLANTPFENHLFNTPFKDLPKGFEPVDIKIISTQIYNLLDTKLIPSFKSIYNFLKTDYLNAGRESSGISDVPNGEAYYNHSIKNYTTTKMTADEIHKLGLSEVARILSEMEKVKEQVAFKGSLKAFFNNVRENKNLMPYTNPKQIIDNFNAIHEKMKPQLEKLFDNKPETDFIVKQTEKFREASASAEYNAGSLDGTRPGVFYTPIPDATKYNVFSDEALFLHEAIPGHHYQISLTQENKDLPDFRKTLWYSAYGEGWALYTENLGKELGLYTDPYQYFGMLGMEMHRAIRLVVDTGIHAKGWSREKAIEYSLENEAESKASIVSEIERYMANPGQALSYKIGQLKIRELRAKAKKELGDKFDIREFHNQVLETGCIPLALLENKINKWITSKK, from the coding sequence ATGAATAAAATTTTCTTAACAATTGTAGCTGCTACTATCTTACTTACCTCATGTAAGCAAGAAAAAAAAGACACCGTTACAGTTCCTACAAAAGAAAACATAGCTTTTAATCAATTCTTAAAAGAGTACAACGAAGGAAAATTAAAACTAAACCCTATCAATGCTACTTTTGCTGGTGACAACCGTTTTAATGATCAATTCCCTAACACACTATCTAGTGCTTATCAGATAAAAAATAACGCTTTTTATAAAAACTACAAATCTCAATTAGCTAATTTTAAAAATATTGACCTCAACCAAAGTCAAAAAATGAGTAAGGCTGTTTTAAATTGGGATTGTGATATGGCTTTAGCACAAGTAAGTTTTAAGAATGACTTTTTAATGCCTATTAACCAAATGTGGACAATTAATTTAACAATGGGTCAATTAGGTAGCGGTAGTAGCGCACAACCTTTTAAAACGGTTAAAGATTACCAAAACTGGTTAAGTAGATTAGCAAAATATAATGTTTGGTTACAAGCTGCAGAAAGTAGGATGAAGCAAGGGATTAAAGAAGGTTATGTATTGCCTAAATCATTAATAAAAAAAATAATTCCCCAGTTTGAATTATTAGCAAATACTCCTTTTGAAAATCACCTATTCAATACACCTTTTAAAGATTTACCTAAAGGTTTTGAACCAGTAGATATTAAAATTATTTCAACACAAATTTATAATCTTTTAGATACTAAATTAATTCCTTCTTTTAAATCAATTTATAATTTCTTAAAAACAGATTATTTAAACGCCGGTAGAGAAAGTAGTGGTATCTCTGATGTTCCTAATGGAGAAGCATATTATAATCATTCTATTAAAAATTATACAACTACAAAAATGACTGCCGATGAAATTCATAAACTTGGTTTAAGTGAAGTTGCTAGAATTTTATCAGAAATGGAAAAAGTAAAAGAACAAGTGGCTTTTAAAGGAAGTTTAAAGGCCTTTTTTAATAATGTTCGAGAGAACAAAAATTTGATGCCTTATACCAACCCTAAACAAATTATCGATAATTTTAATGCAATTCATGAAAAAATGAAACCGCAATTAGAAAAATTATTTGATAATAAACCTGAAACAGATTTTATTGTTAAACAAACAGAAAAGTTTAGAGAAGCTTCTGCGAGTGCTGAATATAACGCTGGTTCTTTAGACGGAACACGTCCTGGAGTTTTTTACACACCAATTCCTGATGCTACAAAGTACAATGTATTTTCAGACGAAGCTTTATTTTTACATGAAGCAATACCAGGGCATCATTATCAAATTTCTTTAACACAAGAAAATAAAGATTTACCTGACTTTAGAAAAACATTATGGTACAGTGCTTATGGTGAGGGCTGGGCTTTATACACCGAAAACTTAGGTAAAGAGTTAGGTTTATATACCGATCCTTATCAGTATTTCGGAATGTTGGGGATGGAAATGCATAGAGCTATTCGTTTAGTTGTTGATACAGGAATACACGCTAAAGGTTGGAGTCGTGAAAAAGCGATTGAATATTCATTAGAAAACGAAGCAGAAAGTAAAGCTAGTATTGTTTCTGAAATTGAACGCTACATGGCAAACCCAGGGCAAGCATTATCTTATAAAATTGGTCAATTAAAAATTAGAGAGTTGCGTGCTAAAGCTAAGAAGGAATTAGGTGATAAGTTTGATATCAGAGAGTTTCATAATCAAGTTTTAGAAACAGGCTGTATCCCTTTAGCCTTGTTAGAAAATAAAATTAATAAATGGATTACAAGTAAAAAGTAA